One stretch of Chryseobacterium fluminis DNA includes these proteins:
- a CDS encoding helix-turn-helix domain-containing protein, whose amino-acid sequence MRPNYKKIYTDLLLEKQPEKLKDEKIKSLISDLTTAEKVLKFNELIFGLQGEDTVNNHKLRSYDKQTIIKILQYQKKHNLSKRFTAMKYGISRTTIQKWHKDFGHEIE is encoded by the coding sequence ATGCGTCCAAATTATAAAAAGATATATACTGATTTACTTTTAGAGAAACAGCCTGAAAAATTAAAGGATGAAAAAATAAAATCCTTGATTTCTGATTTGACTACAGCTGAGAAGGTTCTTAAATTTAATGAATTGATATTTGGTCTACAAGGTGAAGACACCGTTAATAATCATAAGCTTAGAAGTTACGATAAACAGACCATTATCAAAATATTGCAATACCAAAAGAAACACAATTTATCTAAAAGATTTACAGCAATGAAATATGGAATTAGCCGTACCACAATTCAAAAATGGCACAAAGATTTTGGACATGAAATTGAATAA
- a CDS encoding IS3 family transposase (programmed frameshift) has product MKKSRFTESQIIFALKQSETGVKVEEVCRKMGISEATFYNWKKKFGGLGVTELRRLRQLEEENSQLKKLVADLSLDKQILQDVLKKKVLKPVQKRELARVIQNDYRISQRRSCRLIFLHSSVYYYHPHRRDDTALRMRLIELSNIRVRYGIERLHVLLRREGWKDNQKRVYRIYCEEGLNLRRKLNKRIKSSRSRVPTDGKASTLHECWSMDFMSDALFDGKKFRVLTLVDNYSRRSLEIRCGISIKGENVAEILKNVTFEQEASPKRIKIDNGPEFISKALDRWAYEKKIELEFSRPGKPTDNAFIESFNGSLRDECLNVNWFLSLEDAQQKLDAWREDYNCYRPHSSLGYLTPNEFINNSQKKQLSLL; this is encoded by the exons ATGAAAAAAAGCAGATTTACAGAAAGTCAGATCATTTTTGCATTGAAACAGTCTGAAACGGGAGTAAAAGTTGAAGAAGTTTGTCGTAAAATGGGCATAAGTGAGGCAACTTTTTACAATTGGAAAAAGAAATTCGGAGGTTTAGGTGTTACAGAACTTCGCCGATTACGCCAATTAGAGGAAGAAAATAGTCAACTCAAGAAGTTGGTAGCAGATTTAAGTTTGGATAAGCAGATTCTTCAGGATGTTCTGAAAA AAAAAGTTCTAAAGCCGGTTCAGAAGCGTGAACTGGCGAGAGTTATACAAAATGATTACAGAATTTCTCAGAGACGAAGCTGTCGCTTAATATTTTTACACTCCAGCGTTTATTATTATCACCCACACCGAAGGGATGATACAGCGCTTCGAATGCGACTGATAGAATTATCAAACATTCGTGTTCGCTATGGTATTGAGCGTCTACATGTTTTACTCAGACGTGAGGGCTGGAAAGATAATCAAAAACGTGTTTACAGAATTTATTGTGAAGAAGGGTTAAATCTGAGGCGAAAACTAAACAAAAGAATAAAATCATCAAGATCCCGAGTGCCTACCGATGGTAAAGCCTCTACTTTACATGAATGCTGGAGCATGGACTTTATGAGTGATGCCCTTTTTGACGGGAAGAAGTTCAGGGTTTTAACTTTAGTGGATAATTATAGTCGAAGATCTTTAGAAATCCGCTGTGGAATTTCCATCAAGGGTGAAAATGTTGCAGAGATATTAAAAAATGTTACCTTTGAACAAGAGGCTTCTCCTAAGCGGATTAAGATTGACAATGGGCCTGAGTTTATTAGTAAAGCATTAGACCGATGGGCTTATGAAAAGAAAATAGAGCTGGAGTTCTCCAGACCGGGAAAACCTACTGACAATGCATTTATTGAGAGTTTTAACGGATCACTACGGGATGAATGTCTTAATGTTAATTGGTTTCTCTCCTTAGAAGATGCACAGCAAAAATTGGATGCCTGGAGAGAGGATTACAACTGCTACAGACCTCATAGTTCGCTAGGGTATTTAACGCCAAATGAATTCATCAATAACAGTCAGAAAAAACAACTTTCTCTACTTTAG